The following are encoded together in the Montipora foliosa isolate CH-2021 chromosome 12, ASM3666993v2, whole genome shotgun sequence genome:
- the LOC137980689 gene encoding probable ATP-dependent DNA helicase RecS, whose protein sequence is MDTEEFKKALEGALKFFPGIQIKPEQELFLESLVVKRKDVLGVLPTGYGKSLIYQLLPKLMSEYWFLKTGTKKTISVLVVSPLELIRRQQVERLNVSGVKATSLEDLRCEDLKEIEIVFGSAEQWLSEKWRSSLKSGNFKGAEFLVVDEVHTVETWGTGKKGKAAFRQAFGQVKDLRSFLGRKPVLALTATADKDMRKRLCKLLGFKDHKEVLISPNKENIRFTVTEADKRFSCLDWLVALLKSKREDSPFAIIFCHTVSDIVLVLSTLLMKLGDDAYLNGPEPPPDRCLLGVYYSATPDNVKTRISSSFSGNGKARVVIASTSLSMGVDFPHVKYVIHFGPGRSLTDHLQQAGRAGRDSRPAYNIILYQGKHLSQCERTVKDVIKSEECVRKLLLRHFTDEDVSLAVKHNCCNRCHSICTCEGQKCSTPYFDFDQLSDNSTGESQGTREVSTEDKQCLKDALFEVQLSLDLSSGLTLFDSSGVITHGFSDNVVDAIVENCGKIFNINDLMECGFISSLHIAIIVLEVFNEVFEDIVIDDGLYELSVVSRSVYQTFLNANFVCDDNEHDLELSSSNSEVE, encoded by the exons ATGGATACAGAGGAATTCAAAAAGGCTCTTGAGGGCGCCCTCAAGTTCTTTCCTGGAATTCAAATAAAACCCGAGCAAGAATTGTTTCTTGAAAGCCTCGTAGTCAAAAGGAAAGATGTTCTCGGAGTTCTTCCCACTGGTTATGGAAAGAGCCTAATATACCAGCTTCTGCCGAAACTCATGTCCGAATATTGGTTTCTCAAGACCGGAACAAAAAAGACGATATCAGTGCTCGTTGTAAGCCCGCTCGAGTTAATCCGTCGACAGCAAGTGGAGAGATTGAACGTTAGCGGCGTGAAGGCAACTTCACTTGAAGATTTGAGGTGCGAAGATCTGAAGGAAATCGAGATCGTCTTCGGAAGTGCCGAGCAGTGGCTATCAGAGAAGTGGAGGTCATCGTTGAAATCAGGAAACTTCAAGGGCGCGGAATTTTTGGTTGTCGACGAAGTACACACAGTAGAAACTTG GGGCactggaaagaaaggaaaagctgCCTTCCGTCAAGCCTTTGGCCAAGTTAAAGATTTGCGTTCATTCTTAGGGAGGAAACCTGTGCTTGCTCTTACTGCAACTGCAGACAAAGATATGAGAAAGCGCCTTTGCAAACTTCTTGGATTCAAAGATCATAAGGAAGTTTTGATTAGCCCCAATAAGGAGAACATCAGGTTCACTGTCACTGAAGCTGATAAGAGGTTTAGTTGCTTAGACTGGCTGGTTGCACTCCTTAAGTCAAAGAGAGAAGATTCACCATTTGCCATTATTTTTTGCCACACTGTAAGTGACATTGTCCTTGTTCTTAGCACATTACTGATGAAACTTGGTGACGATGCTTACCTAAATGGACCAGAGCCACCTCCAGATAGATGTCTTTTAGGAGTCTATTACTCTGCGACTCCTGACAATGTAAAAACAAGGATAAGCAGCTCTTTTTCAGGCAATGGAAAGGCTAGAGTTGTAATAGCCTCCACCTCCCTCAGCATGGGCGTTGACTTCCCTCATGTGAAATATGTTATTCATTTTGGTCCAGGAAGGTCACTGACAGACCACTTACAACAGGCCGGCAGGGCTGGAAGAGATTCCAGGCCTGCGTATAACATCATTTTGTACCAAGGTAAACATTTAAGCCAATGCGAACGAACTGTGAAAGATGTTATCAAGAGTGAAGAATGTGTGCGTAAACTCCTCCTCCGCCATTTCACTGATGAAGATGTGTCACTTGCAGTAAAGCACAATTGCTGCAACCGTTGCCACTCTATTTGCACTTGTGAAGGACAAAAGTGTTCTACTCCatattttgattttgatcaatTGAGTGATAACTCTACTGGAGAATCTCAAGGAACTAGAGAAGTATCCACAGAGGACAAACAGTGCTTAAAAGATGCATTGTTTGAGGTACAACTGTCCTTAGATTTGAGTTCTGGGCTCACATTATTTGACTCATCTGGTGTGATTACACATGGATTTTCTGACAATGTAGTGGATGCCATTGTTGagaattgtggcaaaattttCAACATAAATGACCTTATGGAATGTGGATTTATTTCTTCCTTACATATTGCAATTATAGTGCTTGAGGTATTTAATGAAGTGTTTGAGGACATTGTTATTGATGATGGCCTTTATGAACTTTCTGTTGTATCAAGATCAGTATATCAGACCTTCCTCAATGCCAATTTTGTTTGTGATGATAACGAGCATGACTTGGAATTATCATCTTCTAACAGTGAGGTAGAATGA